A single Corynebacterium resistens DSM 45100 DNA region contains:
- the betT gene encoding choline BCCT transporter BetT gives MRETEDKLEVLVGSFNTHEKDAYHGKEVTPPKANFPVLAISAFVIIAVAVWALVAREGAADQLGAITGWISTNLGWFYILTATVVIVFVLGVALSKAGGVRMGPDHSKPQFRLFSWSAMLFAAGIGVDLMFFAVAEPVQQYLAPPEVEPESLQAAKDSVVWALFHYGITGWAMYALMGMAFGYYAYRLNMPLAIRSALYPLLGKRIHGPVGDAVDIAAVLGTIFGIAASLGIGVVQLNYGIHLVFGVEEGPIGQIVLVVLAVAVATLSAISGVDKGIKRLSELNVLLAIGLVAYIVVTGKTAYLFDALVMNIGDYVSSFPGMTMDTFAFAEDNEAISEWMGAWTLFFWAWWVAWAPFVGLFLARISRGRTLRQFVFGTLTIPFLFILAWMSFFGNTALDRLRGGDVAFGEAVMNKPEQGFYELLAQNPGGTFLVGLATLVGLLLYITSADSGALVTANFTSKITDSQQDGPVWARIFWSVLIAILTIVMLQIDGVSTVQAATIVMGLPFTVVMYMIMLGLVRSLRLEVYQADARTVSIHSAMSGRTEPTGASAPSSAGAPAGWRKRLSRASTWPSAKAANHFLTQVAKPALEKVATQLRTDGLDASLVLADVPDQEVGQLDLTVKLGEEQDFRYQIYPTEFPVPSFTKNTAGGEKYYRMEVYDLTGSMGYDVFGYTQDQLINNVIDLYERHMEFLHMQRDLPGTSDMSGGAEPVRTWEEDQ, from the coding sequence ATGAGAGAAACAGAAGATAAACTCGAAGTATTGGTGGGTTCATTTAATACCCACGAAAAGGACGCTTATCACGGCAAAGAAGTCACGCCACCAAAAGCTAATTTTCCCGTTCTTGCAATATCAGCGTTTGTTATCATCGCTGTAGCAGTGTGGGCCCTCGTGGCGCGCGAAGGTGCAGCTGACCAACTGGGGGCAATCACCGGCTGGATCTCAACGAATCTAGGCTGGTTTTACATTCTGACGGCGACTGTCGTCATCGTGTTCGTCCTGGGGGTAGCGCTGTCCAAGGCGGGTGGTGTGCGCATGGGGCCGGACCACTCGAAACCGCAATTCCGCCTGTTCTCGTGGTCCGCTATGTTGTTCGCGGCTGGTATCGGCGTGGATCTCATGTTCTTCGCGGTTGCGGAACCCGTACAGCAGTACCTTGCCCCGCCAGAGGTTGAACCTGAATCTCTCCAAGCCGCCAAGGATTCCGTTGTTTGGGCGCTGTTCCACTACGGCATCACTGGATGGGCGATGTACGCGCTGATGGGAATGGCTTTCGGCTATTACGCATACCGTTTGAACATGCCCTTGGCGATTCGCAGCGCGCTGTACCCACTTCTGGGCAAGCGCATTCACGGACCAGTAGGGGACGCGGTAGACATTGCCGCTGTTCTGGGTACGATTTTCGGTATTGCTGCATCGCTAGGCATCGGTGTGGTTCAGCTGAACTATGGTATCCACCTCGTATTCGGTGTGGAAGAGGGACCCATCGGTCAGATTGTCTTGGTGGTACTCGCAGTAGCGGTTGCTACCCTGTCAGCCATCTCGGGCGTCGATAAGGGAATCAAGAGGCTCAGTGAGCTCAACGTGTTGCTGGCAATCGGCTTGGTCGCCTACATCGTGGTGACCGGCAAGACTGCTTACCTATTCGACGCGCTGGTCATGAACATTGGTGACTACGTCTCCAGCTTCCCAGGTATGACAATGGACACGTTCGCATTCGCTGAGGACAACGAAGCGATATCCGAATGGATGGGTGCGTGGACGCTGTTTTTCTGGGCGTGGTGGGTCGCTTGGGCTCCGTTCGTTGGCCTCTTCTTGGCTCGAATTTCCCGTGGTCGTACCCTGCGACAGTTCGTGTTCGGCACGCTGACCATCCCATTTTTGTTCATTCTTGCGTGGATGAGCTTCTTCGGAAATACCGCCTTGGATCGGTTGCGCGGGGGCGATGTAGCGTTCGGTGAAGCCGTGATGAACAAACCCGAGCAAGGCTTCTACGAGCTGCTCGCGCAAAACCCGGGTGGCACCTTCCTCGTCGGGCTAGCTACCCTCGTGGGGCTGTTGTTGTACATCACCTCGGCCGATTCCGGCGCGCTGGTGACAGCCAACTTCACCTCGAAGATCACCGATAGTCAGCAGGACGGTCCGGTGTGGGCACGCATCTTCTGGTCCGTGCTCATCGCGATCCTCACCATCGTGATGCTGCAGATCGATGGTGTGTCCACGGTCCAAGCCGCGACGATCGTCATGGGGCTGCCATTCACGGTCGTGATGTACATGATCATGTTGGGGCTGGTCCGCTCACTGCGCTTAGAGGTCTATCAAGCTGATGCTCGGACGGTATCCATTCACTCCGCTATGTCAGGGCGCACCGAGCCCACTGGGGCTTCAGCGCCTTCTTCGGCAGGTGCACCGGCGGGCTGGCGCAAGCGTCTCAGCCGTGCCTCAACCTGGCCCAGCGCCAAAGCCGCAAACCACTTCCTCACTCAGGTGGCCAAGCCGGCCTTGGAAAAGGTGGCAACTCAGTTGCGGACAGATGGTCTTGACGCCTCGCTGGTCCTCGCCGACGTTCCAGACCAGGAGGTCGGCCAGCTTGACCTCACGGTCAAACTGGGGGAGGAGCAAGACTTCCGCTACCAGATTTACCCAACGGAGTTCCCGGTACCATCGTTCACCAAAAACACAGCGGGCGGGGAGAAATACTATCGAATGGAGGTCTACGATCTCACGGGTTCGATGGGCTACGACGTGTTCGGATACACCCAGGATCAGCTCATCAATAACGTGATCGATCTCTACGAACGGCACATGGAATTCCTTCACATGCAGCGGGATCTTCCCGGTACCTCCGATATGTCCGGTGGTGCAGAACCAGTGCGCACGTGGGAAGAAGATCAGTAA
- the betA gene encoding choline dehydrogenase, whose amino-acid sequence MGFLNSKKNDTSGQIVEDRKRDYVIVGGGSAGSVMANRLTESADKDVMVLEAGRPDSLWDLFIHMPAAFSFPIGNKFYDWAYESEPEPEMNGRRIYHARGKVLGGSSSVNGMIFQRGNPMDYEKWGQLPGMEKWNWAHVLPYFNKMETALGADPKDPRRGHNGPLKLTRGPATSPLFQAFFRSVQEAGYNLTNDVNGYRQEGFAPFDRNIFQGKRLSAARAYLSPIRNRKNLDIRTRAFVTKVIVDTDPTTGATKATGVEYEWKGKKHRVHADKVILSGGAFNTPQLLQLSGIGDRTVLERAGVEVKKHLPGVGANLQDHLEVYVQYNCTQPVSSQPYYKMINRPKIGLQWLLTKKGPVASSHFEAGGFARSNDNEAYPNLMFHFLPMAIRYDGSQPEGEHGFQFHVGPMYSDTEGHVHIKSADPKEKPEIIFNYLATEQDRREWVEAVRVSRALLDTPAMKEFTDGEISPGPSVQTDEEILEWVRNDGETALHPSCTAKMGSADDEMAVVDPNTMQVYGVEGLHVVDASAMPIITNGNIYAPVMMLAEKAADLIKGEKPLDPIDLPFYQAGKDMPLYAEGEAVRDHVNAIPGADH is encoded by the coding sequence ATGGGTTTTCTTAATTCAAAGAAGAATGACACTTCCGGTCAAATCGTTGAAGATCGCAAGCGGGATTACGTCATTGTTGGAGGCGGTTCTGCCGGCTCGGTCATGGCGAATCGCCTCACCGAATCTGCAGACAAAGACGTAATGGTCTTGGAGGCAGGGCGCCCCGATTCCCTGTGGGACCTCTTCATCCATATGCCAGCTGCGTTCTCTTTCCCTATCGGCAACAAGTTCTACGACTGGGCCTACGAGTCAGAGCCCGAGCCAGAGATGAACGGTCGTCGCATTTACCACGCCCGTGGCAAAGTACTGGGCGGATCTAGCTCCGTCAACGGCATGATCTTCCAGCGTGGTAACCCAATGGACTACGAAAAGTGGGGGCAGCTGCCAGGAATGGAGAAGTGGAACTGGGCCCACGTTCTCCCTTACTTCAACAAAATGGAAACCGCTTTGGGCGCCGACCCCAAGGATCCACGCCGTGGCCACAACGGCCCACTAAAACTGACCCGTGGCCCCGCTACCAGCCCACTTTTCCAGGCTTTCTTCCGTTCGGTTCAAGAAGCCGGTTACAACCTGACCAATGACGTCAACGGCTACCGTCAGGAAGGCTTCGCACCTTTCGATCGCAACATCTTCCAGGGCAAGCGCCTCTCCGCAGCTCGCGCCTACCTCTCCCCCATCCGCAATCGCAAGAACCTCGACATCCGCACCCGCGCCTTCGTGACCAAGGTCATCGTGGACACTGATCCCACCACCGGCGCTACCAAGGCAACCGGTGTGGAGTACGAATGGAAGGGCAAAAAGCACCGCGTGCACGCCGATAAGGTGATCTTGAGCGGCGGTGCCTTCAACACCCCACAGCTGCTGCAGCTGTCCGGCATCGGTGACCGCACCGTGCTGGAGCGAGCCGGCGTCGAGGTGAAGAAGCATCTCCCTGGTGTTGGAGCGAACCTTCAGGACCACCTCGAGGTCTACGTGCAGTACAACTGCACCCAGCCAGTAAGCTCCCAGCCGTACTACAAGATGATCAACCGCCCGAAGATTGGTCTGCAGTGGCTGCTGACCAAGAAGGGACCGGTCGCTTCTTCCCACTTCGAGGCCGGTGGCTTCGCACGCTCAAACGATAATGAGGCTTACCCGAACCTCATGTTCCACTTCCTGCCGATGGCTATCCGCTATGACGGCTCCCAGCCCGAGGGCGAGCACGGCTTCCAGTTCCACGTCGGCCCGATGTATTCCGATACGGAAGGCCACGTGCACATCAAGTCGGCTGATCCTAAGGAAAAGCCGGAGATCATCTTTAACTACCTCGCAACCGAGCAAGACCGTCGCGAGTGGGTCGAGGCTGTGCGCGTTTCCCGCGCCCTCTTGGACACCCCAGCGATGAAGGAGTTCACCGACGGCGAAATCTCCCCTGGCCCATCCGTGCAGACCGACGAGGAAATCCTCGAGTGGGTCCGCAACGATGGAGAAACCGCACTGCACCCATCCTGCACGGCGAAAATGGGTTCGGCCGATGACGAGATGGCCGTGGTTGATCCAAATACCATGCAGGTCTATGGTGTGGAAGGCTTGCACGTCGTGGATGCTTCTGCCATGCCGATCATTACCAATGGCAACATCTACGCGCCTGTCATGATGCTGGCGGAGAAGGCGGCGGATCTCATCAAGGGAGAGAAGCCACTAGATCCCATTGACCTGCCGTTCTACCAAGCAGGCAAGGACATGCCACTCTATGCCGAGGGCGAAGCCGTTCGCGATCACGTTAACGCGATCCCAGGCGCCGACCACTAG
- the trmD gene encoding tRNA (guanosine(37)-N1)-methyltransferase TrmD, producing MRIDVVTIFPEYLDPFRHALLGKAIENGILQVGVHNLRQWTHDVHQAVDSTPCGGGPGMVMKPEVWGPALDDVAAGTGPAAEAEDLESATPHKGSNAAGGVGNKTLQHSGEKPLLVVPTPAGAPFSQEMAQRWSRERHVVFACGRYEGIDQRVVEDAEQRYRVEEVSIGDYVLIGGEVAVLVMAEAMVRLIPGVLGNRASHEEDSFQDGLLEGPSYTRPRQWRGLEVPEVLFSGNHAKIEQWRREQSLLRTQQRRPELLEHVELSKSDRQVLGCD from the coding sequence ATGCGAATTGATGTCGTAACCATCTTCCCCGAATATCTCGATCCATTCCGCCACGCCCTCCTGGGGAAAGCCATCGAGAACGGAATCCTCCAAGTCGGGGTGCACAACCTGCGCCAATGGACTCACGACGTCCACCAAGCGGTGGATTCCACCCCCTGTGGTGGAGGGCCCGGCATGGTGATGAAACCCGAGGTCTGGGGCCCAGCGCTAGATGACGTTGCCGCGGGGACCGGCCCAGCAGCCGAGGCCGAGGATCTCGAAAGTGCTACGCCTCATAAGGGCTCGAATGCGGCTGGGGGCGTCGGAAATAAAACCCTACAGCACTCAGGAGAGAAGCCACTGCTCGTCGTGCCAACCCCAGCAGGGGCTCCGTTTAGTCAAGAGATGGCGCAGCGATGGTCGCGGGAACGGCACGTGGTATTTGCGTGCGGGCGTTATGAGGGGATCGATCAGCGCGTCGTTGAGGATGCGGAGCAGCGTTACCGGGTCGAAGAGGTAAGCATCGGCGACTATGTGCTCATCGGGGGCGAAGTTGCGGTGCTTGTGATGGCCGAGGCGATGGTGCGTCTGATTCCTGGAGTGCTCGGAAATCGTGCGAGCCATGAGGAAGATAGCTTCCAAGATGGTCTGCTGGAAGGGCCCAGCTACACCCGCCCGCGACAATGGCGTGGGCTGGAAGTTCCGGAAGTGCTGTTCAGCGGCAATCACGCGAAGATAGAGCAATGGCGCCGCGAACAATCCCTACTGCGAACACAACAAAGGCGACCGGAGCTGCTGGAGCACGTGGAGCTCAGCAAGTCCGATCGCCAGGTTTTGGGCTGCGACTAG
- the rimM gene encoding ribosome maturation factor RimM (Essential for efficient processing of 16S rRNA), translated as MGKTQDTQLQIGRVIKPHGVRGEVVVEATTDQPELRFVVGHELTGIQAGKSRTLTIAKIRPHQGRLLMTFEEVPDRTQAESLRGVRFFADPIEDPDEESYYDHQLEGLRVLNCGNVDEQTAYARAYEGAQPEPTDIGEVTGVMHSPAGTTLEVTIDEDTELPTAGHTILIPFRHAIVPIVDLDNDALVITPPDGLLELM; from the coding sequence ATGGGGAAAACGCAGGATACTCAACTGCAAATCGGTCGGGTCATCAAGCCCCACGGCGTGCGTGGGGAAGTGGTGGTAGAGGCCACCACGGACCAACCCGAACTGCGGTTTGTCGTGGGGCATGAACTAACAGGCATCCAAGCTGGGAAGTCACGAACCCTCACCATCGCCAAAATCCGTCCACACCAAGGCCGCCTCCTCATGACCTTTGAGGAAGTTCCAGACCGAACCCAAGCGGAATCCCTCCGCGGGGTGCGATTCTTCGCGGATCCCATCGAGGACCCAGATGAAGAGTCCTACTACGACCACCAGCTCGAAGGTCTACGCGTGCTGAACTGTGGCAATGTGGACGAACAGACTGCGTACGCCCGTGCTTATGAAGGTGCCCAGCCTGAACCGACGGATATCGGCGAAGTCACCGGCGTGATGCACTCTCCCGCTGGAACCACCCTCGAAGTGACAATCGACGAGGACACCGAACTTCCCACCGCCGGGCACACAATCTTGATCCCTTTTCGCCATGCCATCGTGCCGATTGTCGACTTGGATAATGACGCCCTCGTGATCACCCCACCCGATGGACTCTTGGAGCTGATGTGA
- the gdhA gene encoding NADP-specific glutamate dehydrogenase: protein MNVDQTVKEYYDQILQRNAGEPEFHQAVAEVLQSLKYVLRKDSTYAEYGLIERMCEPERQIIFRVPWIDDQGQVRVNRGFRVQFNSVLGPYKGGLRFHPSVNLGIIKFLGFEQIFKNSLTGLPIGGGKGGSDFDPKGKSDREIMAFCQSFMTELQRHIGDKVDVPAGDIGVGAREIGYLFGQYRRINGRHENGVLTGKGLNWGGSLVRREATGYGCVYFTQEMMAAEGKRLDDTRVIVSGSGNVAIYAIEKAQELGATVVAFSDSSGYVYCPEGVNLELLHEIKEVKRGRVSDYAKAIDHVEFHENGNIWEVEAEVALPCATQNELDGESAKILADNGCEFVAEGANMPCTPEAIEVFRKRKIHFAPGKAANAGGVATSALEMQQNASRDSWSFEYTDKRLRNIMRNVFKVTARTAEEFEQPGNYVAGANIAGFRKVADAMLAQGVI from the coding sequence GTGAACGTTGATCAAACTGTCAAAGAATACTACGACCAGATCTTGCAACGGAACGCGGGTGAGCCCGAGTTCCACCAGGCTGTGGCGGAAGTGCTGCAGAGCCTGAAGTACGTTCTGCGCAAGGACAGCACCTACGCGGAATATGGTCTGATCGAGCGCATGTGTGAGCCGGAACGGCAAATCATCTTCCGCGTGCCTTGGATTGATGACCAAGGCCAGGTGCGCGTCAACCGTGGATTCCGGGTGCAGTTCAATTCGGTGTTGGGTCCATACAAGGGTGGTCTGCGCTTCCACCCCAGCGTGAACTTGGGCATCATCAAGTTCCTCGGCTTCGAGCAGATCTTCAAGAACTCTCTCACCGGCCTGCCAATTGGTGGTGGTAAGGGTGGATCGGATTTTGATCCGAAGGGGAAGTCCGACCGTGAAATTATGGCATTCTGCCAATCGTTCATGACCGAACTGCAGCGCCACATTGGGGACAAGGTCGATGTGCCAGCCGGTGATATTGGTGTGGGAGCGCGCGAGATTGGGTATCTCTTTGGCCAATATCGCCGCATCAACGGTCGTCACGAAAATGGAGTACTCACCGGTAAGGGCCTGAACTGGGGTGGATCTTTGGTTCGCCGAGAAGCGACCGGATATGGATGCGTGTACTTCACGCAAGAGATGATGGCAGCTGAAGGTAAGCGCCTGGACGATACCCGAGTGATCGTCTCTGGCTCGGGCAACGTTGCCATCTACGCCATTGAAAAAGCTCAGGAACTTGGCGCCACGGTGGTCGCATTCTCGGACTCCTCAGGCTACGTGTACTGCCCAGAGGGCGTGAATCTTGAGCTCCTGCATGAAATCAAGGAAGTCAAGCGAGGTCGTGTTTCGGATTACGCTAAAGCCATCGACCACGTGGAGTTCCACGAGAACGGCAATATTTGGGAGGTCGAAGCCGAAGTCGCCCTGCCTTGCGCGACTCAGAACGAATTGGACGGGGAATCTGCGAAGATCTTGGCCGATAATGGTTGCGAGTTCGTGGCCGAGGGTGCAAATATGCCCTGTACCCCCGAAGCAATCGAGGTATTCCGCAAACGCAAGATCCACTTCGCCCCAGGCAAAGCGGCGAACGCCGGTGGCGTGGCTACGTCCGCACTGGAAATGCAGCAAAACGCATCCCGCGATTCGTGGAGCTTCGAATACACCGATAAGCGCCTTCGAAACATCATGCGCAATGTGTTCAAGGTAACGGCACGCACCGCTGAAGAGTTCGAACAGCCCGGAAATTACGTCGCTGGCGCGAACATCGCAGGCTTCCGCAAAGTGGCGGACGCCATGCTGGCTCAAGGAGTGATCTAG
- the rpsP gene encoding 30S ribosomal protein S16: protein MAVKIKLQRMGKIRTPEYRVVVADARTRRSGKAIENLGIYQPAYEPSVIRIDSERVQYWLGVGAQPTEPVLALLKVTGDWQKFKGIEGAEGTLKPQPEKKSKLDLFNEALAEAADGPTAEAITEKKRKAKEEAEAKAAEEAKAAEEAAAKEAEAEADEASEEKSEESAE, encoded by the coding sequence ATGGCCGTTAAGATCAAGCTGCAGCGTATGGGTAAGATCCGTACGCCTGAGTACCGTGTTGTTGTTGCTGATGCTCGTACCCGCCGTTCCGGCAAGGCTATCGAGAACCTGGGCATCTACCAGCCAGCCTACGAACCATCTGTCATTCGTATCGATTCTGAGCGCGTGCAGTACTGGCTGGGTGTTGGTGCACAGCCAACCGAGCCTGTTCTGGCTCTGCTGAAGGTGACCGGCGACTGGCAGAAGTTCAAGGGCATCGAGGGTGCTGAGGGCACCCTGAAGCCACAGCCTGAGAAGAAGTCCAAGCTGGATCTGTTCAACGAGGCTCTGGCTGAGGCTGCAGACGGCCCAACCGCTGAGGCTATCACCGAGAAGAAGCGCAAGGCTAAGGAAGAAGCCGAGGCTAAGGCTGCAGAGGAAGCTAAGGCTGCCGAAGAAGCTGCTGCTAAGGAGGCTGAGGCTGAGGCTGACGAGGCTTCCGAAGAGAAGTCCGAGGAGTCCGCAGAGTAA
- a CDS encoding protein adenylyltransferase SelO family protein, whose translation MASSPDSPGSPSSPSAPGTQSLHASSFATQVPELAQPWRSASFPDATLAITNDDLRNEVPVQDWDLAEGMEGWATAYSGHQFGHFNPVLGDGRALLLGETTNGREVQLKGSGPTPFSRGGDGFGTLGSMLREYIVSEIMHYAGIPTTRIAAVFRTGTEILRNGRPEPGGIAVRVASSHVRVGTFQFSRLLDEHESGKQQKDKGKATDPVLPRLVNYVLRTIVTDSSITDSSSTASSIAELSGPASIITHAVRTQASLVASWMKVGFVHGVMNTDNMSLAGETIDYGPCAFVDNFDPAAKFSSIDTAGRYAFGQQPTIAMWNIARLAEALCGTDLSLGTKTSNTDAPITDVLTVDEAAEILHTFPKLYEEALAREFGGPLPAEGEDLRQWWKEAGSARNDYLELAIPRNFEIEQAIEAAAAGDVSVGAELVASIREKKWQDPGPPAEDAGPYVTYCGT comes from the coding sequence ATGGCAAGTTCTCCCGACTCCCCCGGCTCTCCCAGCTCCCCCAGCGCTCCCGGCACACAGTCGTTGCATGCCAGCAGCTTCGCTACTCAGGTACCCGAACTTGCTCAACCATGGCGCTCGGCTTCTTTTCCCGACGCCACGTTGGCCATAACCAACGACGACCTTCGCAACGAAGTTCCCGTGCAGGATTGGGACCTCGCAGAAGGCATGGAAGGGTGGGCCACCGCGTATTCGGGCCATCAGTTTGGGCACTTTAACCCAGTGCTCGGTGACGGACGCGCACTACTGCTAGGTGAAACCACCAACGGGCGTGAGGTGCAATTGAAAGGTTCGGGCCCCACCCCGTTTTCTCGCGGTGGTGACGGCTTCGGCACCTTGGGGTCGATGCTTCGCGAATACATCGTCAGCGAAATCATGCACTACGCGGGGATTCCCACCACGCGCATTGCTGCCGTTTTCCGCACGGGCACTGAAATCCTTCGCAACGGCAGGCCCGAACCAGGAGGAATCGCGGTACGCGTTGCAAGCTCACACGTAAGGGTGGGAACTTTCCAATTCAGCCGATTACTTGATGAGCACGAAAGTGGTAAGCAGCAGAAAGATAAGGGGAAGGCAACCGATCCAGTCCTACCTCGATTGGTGAACTATGTGCTGCGCACTATTGTTACAGATTCTTCAATCACGGATTCCTCAAGCACAGCTTCCTCAATCGCGGAACTTTCTGGGCCTGCAAGCATCATCACTCACGCCGTGCGCACTCAGGCTTCCCTGGTCGCTTCCTGGATGAAGGTTGGGTTCGTACACGGGGTAATGAACACGGACAATATGTCCTTGGCGGGTGAAACCATTGATTACGGGCCATGTGCGTTCGTAGACAACTTCGACCCGGCCGCAAAGTTCAGCAGTATCGACACTGCAGGCCGCTATGCCTTTGGCCAGCAGCCCACCATCGCCATGTGGAATATCGCACGACTGGCGGAGGCTTTATGCGGAACGGACCTGAGCCTAGGCACTAAAACGAGCAATACCGATGCCCCAATTACCGATGTACTAACTGTGGACGAAGCCGCCGAGATTCTTCACACTTTTCCCAAACTCTACGAAGAAGCTCTCGCAAGGGAATTTGGTGGACCTTTACCCGCTGAGGGCGAAGATTTAAGGCAGTGGTGGAAGGAAGCCGGCTCCGCGCGAAACGATTATCTAGAGTTGGCGATCCCGCGGAACTTTGAAATTGAGCAGGCCATCGAAGCCGCCGCTGCTGGGGATGTGAGTGTGGGTGCGGAGCTGGTGGCGTCGATAAGAGAGAAGAAATGGCAAGACCCCGGCCCTCCAGCAGAGGACGCGGGGCCGTACGTGACGTACTGCGGAACTTGA
- the ffh gene encoding signal recognition particle protein has translation MFESLSDRLTGALKGLRGKGRLTEEDINATAREIRLALLEADVSLPVVRGFINRVKERARGAAVSEALNPAQQVIKIVNEELQQILGGETRRLNLAKHPPTIIMLAGLQGAGKTTLAGKLSKHLVKQGHTPMLVACDLQRPGAVQQLQIVGERAGVPVFAPEPGTSLDSHDHEMGTSKGDPIEVAQRGVEEAYRTQHDIVIIDTAGRLGIDEVLMKQARDIRDAVEPDEVLFVIDAMIGQDAVTTAEAFRDGVDFTGVVLTKLDGDARGGAALSIREVTGKPILYASTGEKLEDFDIFHPDRMANRILGMGDVLTLIEQAEQVMDQEKAMTSAERMASGELTLEDFLEQMMMIRKMGPLGNILKMLPGGSQMSQMADMVDEKQLDRIQAIIRGMTPGERQDPKILNASRRKRIANGSGVSVAEVNQLVERFFEAKKMMGKMAGQFGMGGRSATKKVKNHRKGKKGKKGKNRNMRRGPQGMPGMPNMPGMPGMGGGMPSMAELEKMQEQLPPGFENIDLSKMKFPKGK, from the coding sequence GTGTTTGAGTCGCTTTCTGATCGCCTTACCGGCGCCCTCAAGGGCCTGCGGGGTAAAGGCCGCCTGACCGAAGAGGACATCAACGCTACCGCTCGCGAGATCCGCCTCGCGCTATTGGAAGCCGATGTCTCTCTTCCCGTCGTGCGTGGGTTCATCAATCGGGTCAAGGAGCGCGCACGGGGCGCAGCCGTATCCGAGGCGCTCAACCCTGCGCAGCAGGTCATCAAGATTGTCAACGAGGAGCTGCAACAAATCCTCGGTGGCGAAACCCGCCGATTGAACCTCGCGAAGCACCCGCCGACAATCATCATGCTTGCCGGTTTGCAAGGTGCGGGTAAGACAACTCTGGCGGGTAAGCTTTCCAAGCACTTGGTTAAACAGGGCCACACCCCGATGCTGGTGGCCTGTGACCTGCAGCGCCCTGGGGCCGTCCAACAGCTTCAGATCGTCGGTGAACGTGCAGGCGTGCCTGTGTTTGCCCCTGAACCGGGCACGAGCCTCGATTCGCACGATCACGAGATGGGCACTAGCAAGGGCGACCCAATCGAGGTTGCGCAGCGTGGTGTGGAAGAGGCCTACCGTACACAGCATGACATCGTCATTATCGATACCGCAGGTCGCTTGGGCATTGATGAAGTGCTGATGAAGCAGGCCCGCGACATCCGTGATGCTGTTGAACCAGATGAAGTCCTCTTCGTCATCGATGCCATGATCGGTCAGGATGCTGTCACCACAGCAGAGGCATTCCGCGATGGCGTGGACTTCACCGGTGTTGTCCTCACCAAGCTGGACGGCGACGCCCGCGGTGGTGCCGCCCTCTCCATTCGTGAGGTCACAGGCAAGCCGATTCTGTACGCCTCCACAGGCGAGAAGCTCGAAGATTTCGACATCTTCCACCCGGATCGCATGGCCAACCGCATCCTCGGTATGGGTGACGTACTCACCTTGATCGAGCAGGCCGAACAAGTCATGGATCAGGAAAAGGCCATGACTTCCGCCGAGCGCATGGCCTCCGGCGAACTCACCCTCGAGGACTTCCTCGAACAGATGATGATGATCCGCAAGATGGGACCATTGGGCAACATCCTTAAGATGCTTCCCGGTGGATCACAAATGTCCCAGATGGCGGACATGGTCGATGAAAAACAGTTAGACCGCATCCAAGCGATCATTCGAGGCATGACCCCAGGCGAGCGTCAAGACCCCAAGATCCTCAACGCTTCCCGTCGCAAGCGCATCGCTAACGGCTCGGGTGTAAGTGTGGCAGAGGTCAACCAGCTGGTCGAGCGCTTCTTCGAAGCAAAGAAGATGATGGGCAAAATGGCCGGCCAGTTCGGTATGGGCGGTCGCTCCGCGACGAAGAAGGTCAAGAACCACCGCAAGGGCAAGAAAGGCAAAAAGGGCAAGAATCGCAATATGCGCCGCGGGCCACAGGGGATGCCAGGAATGCCAAACATGCCGGGTATGCCCGGAATGGGCGGTGGCATGCCTTCGATGGCGGAGCTCGAAAAAATGCAAGAGCAGCTACCACCCGGTTTCGAGAACATCGATCTGTCCAAGATGAAATTCCCGAAGGGTAAGTAG